A window of Symphalangus syndactylus isolate Jambi chromosome X, NHGRI_mSymSyn1-v2.1_pri, whole genome shotgun sequence genomic DNA:
AGCCGCGTGTCGGTTTGTTTCACTCCCTCGCGGACGGCTTTTATCTCTTTCCACCGTCACCAGCTCCTCCGAACTGGCCCTCGGTCAAGGGTTTCACAGTGATGTGGAATGGCTTTTCCACAGTCGAATCGCAGATCTTCGGGGTGGGTTCAGACCGACTTGTGCTGTCTCTGGGGCTACCCTGAGTGGGAGGAGGGGGACACATAAACGAAACGAAACCGAGTCCCAGTGTCACCTGGACACGTACATTTGTCGCATTCCCATATTGGAAGAACCCGTGTGCAAGTGACAAAAATTGCGTGCCATTTTCAGAAAACCTGTCTTTCCACTTAATATCGACTTCTGTCGAAATGCCCGTATTTCGGAAGCCCTGGTTTTTGGCAAACTGTCCAAAGGTCACCCTTTCTGATGATGAATGCCTTTATGGTAACCTGGAATTCCTTGGTACTGTTAACATGCAACACCttctaataatgttttaaatctttGATTTTTAGACTTTTTGCCTGATGTTTGTTCTTAAGgtatcattttgaaaaatttagaagGTATTTGAGACAGAACTGCCCTCCACCTATGTATAACTTAAGCATTGTGACATCGACACCCTTTTGGTAACTTCAAAGGGagagaatattaataaaaatatttcttcactaAAAGTACTTGTCAACTAATTGTTAATATATAATatccatatattaaaatatatccatatataatcatatgtatggatattatatatttttaatatatgggTTTTTTTAAACTCTGGCCTCTTTGTTACTGGAAATATCTTCTGCAAAGTGCAAAAAATGATGTTTTGCTAGTGCTACACAACAATGCATTCTACTGACATCATCCCCTTTTTCTAGAGTAATCTATTCCAATaagttaatgttttcattttcactaaCTCATTTGGTGTGGAAAAAGTTCTCATACCAATGCACATGATTCTTTACcaacaaaagtaaaatgttttgtgttttcttggaAGTGGGCATTTAGAAATGGtaaactttccttttcctttgtcatATTTTTTCATGATAGTGTCTGTTGACTTCACTTGGCACTGTTTAATATTCCACCTCTGGAAATTGTAAAGATGGAGAGATGAGGGGAAGGGACAAGGGgatgaagaaagaggaaagggtaAGAAAGATGTTTAATAGTTTATCAAGATGAGGCACCCcaatttaaataacagaaaaataatggGACGTTGGGAGGTAATAATTGTCAGTGTTTGTGAATGTCATTGGCTCCAGGGtgtagattctgcatatattCTTAAAGATTAGTTAAAATTAAGAGTATGTATTTCAGACACAGTATTGCACGCACTGAGCTTTTCTGACATTTAAATCATTTACAGACTAAATAACTTCTGTGTGTTCATGATGATTTTCCTTAATTTTGACAGTTAAAAATCAACTCTTACCTCTTCTTGGAGAGAAAACCCAAAATTGGGACTAAGAAAATTAATTCTaatctttaaaaatcacttaGTGGAGATGCATGTATCTAATATTCAAAAGAAGGTGACTGTGGAGATTACTGTTCAAATCTCTGTAACAATGTAAAACTTGCTCAACTCAGGAGCAAGCCATGAAATTGGACACTTGTTCCAAAAGCCAACCTGTATGAACAATTTCTGTAAAAGCCAAAAAATTATGCCGAACTTTGGTTAAAATTTGAATAAACTATTTAATGATGCTACGGCTTAAATTCTAAATAAgtacttttgttttttctctctaatcctctcccatcccctcctctctttctcttaaaGGCATGGAGAGTAGAAAACTGATTTCTGCTACAGACATTCAGTACTCTGGCAGTCTGCTGAACTCCTTGAATGAGCAACGTGGCCATGGACTCTTCTGTGATGTTACCGTTATTGTGGAAGACCGAAAATTCCGGGCTCACAAGAATATTCTTTCAGCTTCTAGTACCTACTTCCATCAGCTCTTCTCTGTTGCCGGGCAAGTTGTTGAACTGAGCTTTATAAGAGCAGAGATCTTTGCAGAAATTCTCAATTATATCTATAGTTCTAAAATTGTTCGTGTTAGATCAGATTTGCTTGATGAGTTAATTAAATCAGGGCAGTTATTAGGAGTGAAATTTATAGCAGAGCTTGGTGTCCCATTGTCACAGGTTAAAAGCATCTCAGGTACAGCTCAGGATGGTAATACTGAACCTTTACCTCCTGATTCTGGTGACAAGAACCTTGTAATACAGAAATCAAAAGATGAAGCCCAAGATAACGGGGCTACTATAATGCCTATTATAACAGAGTCTTTTTCATTATCTGCCGAAGATTATGAAATGAAAAAGATCATTGTTACCGattctgatgatgatgatgatgatgtcatTTTTTGCTCCGAGATTCTGCCCACAAAGGAGACTTTGCCGAGTAATAACACAGTGGCACAGGTCCAATCTAACCCAGGCCCTGTTGCTATTTCAGATGTTGCACCTAGTGCTAGCAATAACTCACCCCCTTTAACAAATATCACACCTACTCAGAAACTTCCTACTCCTGTGAATCAGGCAACTCTGAGCCAAACACAAGGAAGTGAAAAACTGTTGGTATCTTCAGCTCCAACACATCTGACTCccaatattattttgttaaatcagACACCACTTTCTACACCACCAAATGTCAGTTCTTCACTTCCAAATCATATGCCCTCTTCAATCAATTTACTTGTGCAGAATCAGCAGACACCAAACAGTGCTATTTTAACAGGAAACAAGGccaatgaagaggaggaggaggaaataatagatgatgatgatgacactaTTAGCTCCAGTCCTGACTCGGCCGTCAGTAATACATCTTTGGTCCCACAGGCTGATACCTCCCAAAATACCAGTTTTGATGGATCATTAATACAGAAGATGCAGATTCCTACACTTCTTCAAGAACCACTTTCCAATTCCTTAAAAATTTCAGATATAATTACTAGAAATACTAATGATCCAGGCTTAGGATCAAAACATCTA
This region includes:
- the ZBTB33 gene encoding transcriptional regulator Kaiso, whose amino-acid sequence is MESRKLISATDIQYSGSLLNSLNEQRGHGLFCDVTVIVEDRKFRAHKNILSASSTYFHQLFSVAGQVVELSFIRAEIFAEILNYIYSSKIVRVRSDLLDELIKSGQLLGVKFIAELGVPLSQVKSISGTAQDGNTEPLPPDSGDKNLVIQKSKDEAQDNGATIMPIITESFSLSAEDYEMKKIIVTDSDDDDDDVIFCSEILPTKETLPSNNTVAQVQSNPGPVAISDVAPSASNNSPPLTNITPTQKLPTPVNQATLSQTQGSEKLLVSSAPTHLTPNIILLNQTPLSTPPNVSSSLPNHMPSSINLLVQNQQTPNSAILTGNKANEEEEEEIIDDDDDTISSSPDSAVSNTSLVPQADTSQNTSFDGSLIQKMQIPTLLQEPLSNSLKISDIITRNTNDPGLGSKHLMEGQKIITLDTATEIEGLSTGCKVYANIGEDTYDIVIPVKDDPDEGEARLENEVPKTSGSEMANKRMKVKHDDHYELIVDGRVYYICIVCKRSYVCLTSLRRHFNIHSWEKKYPCRYCEKVFPLAEYRTKHEIHHTGERRYQCLACGKSFINYQFMSSHIKSVHSQDPSGDSKLYRLHPCRSLQIRQYAYLSDRSSTVPAMKDDGIGYKVDTGKEPPVGTTTSTQNKPMTWEDIFIQQENDSIFKQNVTDGSTEFEFIIPESY